The following are from one region of the Paenibacillus sp. JZ16 genome:
- a CDS encoding LysR family transcriptional regulator, with amino-acid sequence MSINKFKVLLKVVELGSLTQAAEVMGFTQSGVSHMISSLEDEFGFSLLIRNRSGAKLTTNGEEILKTIREILKWNEHLEQQVASIHGIELGTIHIGTFTSVGVHWLPGIIQDFQRDYPHIEIRLVEGDYREIEDWIAEGKIDCGFLSLPTSDTFDAIPLHQDPMLVLLPMEHPLSSEDSITLSQIENEPFIMPSKGSDYDVNRMLEKARIKPDIKYTLGDDYAIMAMVEKGLGISILPELVLRGQQRNIRLIELKEKSFRSLGIAVNSMREISPATKRFLDYVKSYPKL; translated from the coding sequence TTGAGCATAAATAAATTCAAAGTTCTATTGAAGGTCGTCGAGCTCGGAAGTTTGACCCAAGCCGCTGAAGTGATGGGTTTTACGCAGTCCGGTGTCAGCCATATGATCAGCAGCCTGGAAGATGAGTTTGGTTTCTCGTTGCTTATTCGGAATCGTTCAGGAGCGAAGCTGACAACCAATGGCGAAGAGATTCTGAAGACGATACGGGAAATATTGAAATGGAACGAACATTTGGAACAGCAGGTGGCTTCCATTCATGGAATCGAGCTGGGAACCATTCACATCGGTACCTTCACCAGTGTCGGTGTTCACTGGCTGCCGGGCATTATTCAGGACTTTCAGCGGGATTATCCCCATATCGAGATTCGTTTGGTCGAAGGAGATTACCGGGAAATCGAGGATTGGATCGCTGAGGGCAAGATCGATTGCGGGTTCCTGTCACTTCCAACGTCGGATACATTCGATGCGATTCCCCTGCATCAAGACCCGATGCTTGTATTGCTGCCCATGGAACATCCGCTTAGTTCTGAGGACTCTATTACATTGTCCCAGATTGAGAATGAACCGTTTATTATGCCAAGCAAAGGTTCCGATTATGATGTGAACCGGATGCTGGAGAAAGCCCGGATCAAGCCGGATATCAAATATACACTTGGTGATGATTATGCCATTATGGCCATGGTGGAGAAGGGTCTCGGCATCAGCATTCTTCCAGAACTTGTGCTGCGAGGGCAGCAACGGAATATACGGCTGATCGAATTGAAGGAGAAGAGCTTCAGATCGCTTGGCATTGCCGTAAATTCCATGCGGGAGATATCTCCCGCTACGAAGCGATTCTTGGATTATGTTAAGAGTTACCCCAAGCTGTAG
- a CDS encoding ArsR/SmtB family transcription factor, whose translation MNANSNIAQVASLVSDASRAAILTVLLDGRYHPASELAYMANIKPQTASFHLSKMVAANLVTVEQQGRHRYYGIQNQEVAQIMETLLSITPPVEIRSLNQAAENEALRQARTCYDHLAGKLGIQLTNSLLSAGVLSEVEDHYTVTEKGEDFFKAFQVDLGRVKRKRRSFTHRCLDWSERRHHLAGALGHALLERLLELHWIQRVPSTRAIKITPEGKKGLQEIFHIDVE comes from the coding sequence ATGAATGCGAATTCGAACATAGCACAAGTAGCCTCACTCGTAAGCGATGCTTCTAGAGCGGCTATTCTAACCGTCTTATTGGATGGGCGATATCATCCGGCAAGCGAGCTGGCGTACATGGCAAACATCAAACCGCAAACGGCAAGCTTCCATTTATCGAAAATGGTAGCGGCGAATCTGGTCACCGTTGAGCAGCAGGGAAGACATCGTTATTATGGGATACAGAATCAGGAGGTTGCCCAGATCATGGAGACACTTCTATCGATAACGCCTCCTGTCGAAATAAGATCATTAAACCAAGCTGCGGAGAATGAAGCCTTACGTCAGGCAAGGACTTGCTACGATCATCTTGCGGGGAAATTGGGAATCCAATTGACGAATTCACTGCTCAGCGCAGGGGTCCTATCCGAAGTGGAAGATCATTATACCGTTACAGAAAAAGGAGAGGACTTTTTCAAGGCATTTCAGGTCGATCTGGGCCGTGTTAAGCGCAAACGCCGCTCTTTCACACATCGATGCCTGGATTGGAGTGAAAGACGCCATCACCTAGCCGGGGCCTTGGGACATGCCCTGCTAGAAAGGTTGCTCGAGTTACATTGGATACAACGCGTTCCAAGCACAAGAGCCATAAAAATCACGCCAGAAGGCAAGAAGGGATTGCAGGAAATATTCCATATTGACGTGGAGTAG
- a CDS encoding DUF4179 domain-containing protein → MGQSPKQTEFAEMNVLEEMIRESSLQKNSLSYQIMNRIGEREMTRTRTSSKRQPNVLKRTILVASAAAVLGGSVIGSGFVSPVMAANLKQIPVIGVLFKGTSEEAVHTAIKQGILSEPNLSVTHDGVTLKIANLLYDGTRLSFILEREGVDLPSTASPYISEDAKFIGNPDSEYIKSRTVAKKDQEKGYIETPRILVDGQEVVMGEGTFGDYPQQDNAYIVELSKDLNLPDQFELTIQANVTQVNETFEFKVPVNVTNKSVVVKPDQATKSDGQFSYTVKQLDISPVSTRLVLDSKGEVPASAEQTGDYSASMVYYELVDDQGNVLNPRMFGYFNSKPKTEYHIDELYSPVNGTPKSITIKPFTLTVNNKDWSVVGQGKDSIGDKTYLTELEMTIPVQP, encoded by the coding sequence GTGGGACAATCGCCGAAACAAACGGAATTCGCTGAAATGAATGTACTTGAAGAAATGATTCGAGAATCATCCTTACAGAAGAATAGCTTGAGCTATCAAATTATGAACAGGATTGGAGAACGTGAAATGACAAGGACAAGAACATCATCCAAACGGCAACCGAATGTTTTAAAAAGAACGATACTCGTTGCATCCGCAGCTGCTGTGCTGGGAGGAAGCGTAATCGGGTCAGGATTTGTATCGCCGGTCATGGCGGCAAACCTGAAGCAAATCCCAGTGATCGGCGTGCTATTCAAAGGAACCAGCGAAGAAGCAGTTCATACCGCTATAAAGCAAGGGATTCTATCCGAACCGAACTTGAGCGTGACTCACGATGGCGTGACTTTGAAGATAGCTAACCTTCTATACGATGGAACTCGGCTGTCCTTTATACTCGAACGCGAGGGAGTGGATTTACCGAGTACAGCTTCTCCGTATATAAGCGAAGATGCTAAATTCATCGGTAATCCAGATAGCGAGTATATTAAGTCGAGGACAGTAGCTAAGAAGGATCAGGAAAAAGGCTATATTGAAACGCCGCGAATTCTGGTGGACGGACAAGAAGTAGTGATGGGCGAAGGGACATTTGGAGATTACCCGCAACAGGACAATGCCTACATCGTTGAGCTTTCCAAGGATCTGAATCTGCCTGATCAATTCGAGCTGACCATTCAGGCCAACGTAACCCAAGTGAATGAAACCTTCGAGTTCAAGGTCCCTGTGAATGTCACTAATAAATCGGTTGTCGTGAAGCCGGACCAGGCTACAAAATCGGATGGACAATTCAGTTATACCGTGAAGCAATTGGATATTTCACCGGTATCGACCCGCCTGGTTCTGGATAGTAAAGGCGAGGTGCCTGCTTCTGCAGAGCAAACAGGCGATTACAGCGCCAGCATGGTATATTACGAACTTGTGGATGATCAAGGGAATGTGCTGAATCCTCGGATGTTTGGTTACTTTAACAGCAAGCCCAAGACTGAATATCATATCGACGAATTGTACAGTCCTGTAAACGGAACTCCGAAATCCATCACGATTAAACCGTTTACTCTGACCGTAAACAACAAGGATTGGAGCGTAGTTGGTCAAGGAAAGGACAGCATCGGAGATAAAACATATCTGACGGAACTGGAAATGACCATTCCGGTTCAACCGTAA
- a CDS encoding NADPH-dependent FMN reductase — MSKLNIGIILGSTRQGRLSPQVGEWVKRIADERGDANYEIVDIADYKLPLLGEADATEQATAWNNKLNSLDGFVFIVQEYNHSISGALKNALDFAREPWNNKAAGIVSYGSVGGARAAEHLRGILGELSVADVRVHPALSLFTDFENGSVFKPADLHLVNLNGMLDQVLAWSGALKTLR; from the coding sequence ATGTCCAAATTGAATATCGGTATCATTCTAGGCAGCACACGTCAAGGCCGTTTAAGCCCGCAAGTAGGTGAATGGGTTAAACGTATCGCTGATGAACGCGGAGATGCAAACTACGAAATCGTTGATATCGCTGATTACAAGCTGCCGCTTTTGGGCGAAGCTGATGCTACAGAGCAAGCTACCGCTTGGAACAACAAGCTGAACAGTCTTGACGGCTTTGTATTCATCGTACAAGAATACAACCACAGTATTTCTGGGGCTTTGAAAAATGCACTCGATTTTGCTCGTGAGCCATGGAACAACAAAGCTGCAGGTATCGTGAGTTACGGTTCGGTTGGCGGCGCTCGTGCTGCCGAACATCTGCGTGGAATTCTGGGCGAATTGTCCGTAGCGGATGTTCGTGTACACCCAGCGCTTTCGTTATTCACTGATTTCGAGAATGGCTCTGTATTCAAACCGGCTGATCTGCATCTCGTCAACCTGAATGGCATGCTTGACCAAGTGCTTGCATGGAGCGGAGCTTTAAAAACACTGCGCTAA
- a CDS encoding GNAT family N-acetyltransferase: MELRQLRSDEFEISTKLSEYAFQYTLTPEQRESNQKHFKPERFWGIFDGEELQAKLTIIPLQVYVHGNKFEMGGIAGVATWPENRRQGHVSTLLKHALQEMKSKGQTLSFLHPFSIPFYRKFGWELYAEYKKYTIPVSKFPRKVEVPGRIVRGVTDIPTLDGMYQAYASRYNGTLVRDEAWWTRSVLQGDNHSVVYYSAEGKPTGYALYELKDKDLVCDEFVYLNEEARSALWTFFGNHDSRIEQVTMTMVPGDDQLPFMLPDPRVTQEVVPYFMARIVDLKSFVEQYAFEAHQEAVMTLEVEDSAAPWNAGRWRLSVNQEGKAELSELPTDQGEQADLTTDIQTLSALFTGYKRPQALHAIHRLSGNPKAVKQLETMIPAGQTYLMDFF; encoded by the coding sequence ATGGAACTTAGACAATTAAGATCCGACGAGTTTGAGATCAGCACCAAATTATCCGAATATGCCTTTCAATATACGCTAACACCGGAGCAGCGAGAATCCAATCAAAAACATTTTAAACCTGAACGCTTCTGGGGGATATTTGATGGAGAAGAGCTGCAAGCGAAACTGACCATCATCCCGCTGCAAGTTTATGTGCATGGAAACAAATTCGAAATGGGCGGTATTGCCGGTGTGGCAACATGGCCCGAGAACCGCAGACAGGGACATGTATCCACCTTGCTCAAGCATGCATTGCAAGAGATGAAGAGCAAAGGCCAGACCCTTTCCTTCCTGCATCCGTTTTCGATCCCGTTCTATCGTAAATTTGGCTGGGAACTTTACGCGGAATACAAAAAGTACACCATTCCGGTATCTAAATTCCCGCGTAAGGTGGAAGTGCCTGGCCGCATTGTAAGAGGCGTAACCGATATTCCAACACTGGACGGCATGTATCAAGCCTATGCCAGCCGCTATAACGGGACTCTTGTGCGTGATGAAGCATGGTGGACAAGATCCGTGCTGCAAGGCGACAATCACAGCGTTGTTTATTATTCAGCGGAGGGAAAACCGACGGGCTACGCGTTATATGAACTCAAAGACAAAGATCTTGTGTGCGACGAATTTGTGTACCTGAACGAAGAAGCACGAAGCGCACTCTGGACCTTTTTTGGAAACCATGATTCCAGGATTGAGCAGGTTACAATGACAATGGTACCTGGGGATGATCAGCTGCCATTCATGCTGCCGGATCCACGCGTTACCCAGGAAGTGGTCCCTTACTTCATGGCCCGAATCGTAGATTTGAAATCCTTTGTGGAGCAGTACGCTTTTGAGGCTCATCAGGAAGCCGTAATGACCTTAGAGGTGGAAGATTCCGCTGCGCCTTGGAATGCGGGCAGATGGAGGTTGTCCGTTAATCAAGAGGGGAAAGCGGAGCTGTCGGAGCTTCCGACCGATCAAGGGGAGCAGGCTGATCTGACCACCGATATTCAGACGTTGTCTGCTCTGTTTACGGGATATAAAAGACCACAGGCGCTGCATGCCATTCACCGGCTATCTGGGAATCCAAAGGCTGTAAAACAACTGGAAACGATGATCCCCGCCGGTCAAACCTATCTCATGGATTTCTTTTGA
- a CDS encoding RNA polymerase sigma factor: MQPTIPGEAEGRREAIEAVVEQVKSGDKHAYQAIILQFERQMYTYCYYILKNHTETEDAVQEIFIRAYEHLHQYKRQVSFSAWLYKMAYHHLINIKKKQSRFLNLIEHCKEQQPDMQISQHEPVVYELLTYLTAEERHILLLKAVEQYTFEEISDIMGLKSATIRKKYERLRRKLMDRISKKGEVARGTIAETNGIR, encoded by the coding sequence TTGCAGCCAACCATCCCCGGGGAAGCGGAAGGAAGAAGAGAAGCCATTGAAGCGGTTGTAGAACAAGTCAAATCAGGAGATAAACACGCATACCAAGCGATCATCCTCCAGTTTGAGCGGCAGATGTACACGTACTGCTACTATATTCTGAAAAATCATACGGAGACTGAAGATGCGGTACAAGAAATTTTTATTCGTGCCTATGAACATCTTCATCAGTACAAGAGACAAGTGTCTTTCTCCGCCTGGTTGTATAAAATGGCCTATCATCATTTGATCAATATCAAAAAGAAGCAGAGCCGTTTTCTTAACCTGATCGAGCATTGCAAGGAACAGCAGCCGGATATGCAGATATCTCAGCACGAGCCGGTTGTGTACGAGCTGTTAACCTACCTGACAGCAGAAGAACGACACATTTTGCTGTTGAAGGCGGTTGAACAGTATACCTTTGAGGAAATCAGCGACATCATGGGACTCAAATCGGCAACGATACGAAAGAAGTATGAACGGTTACGACGTAAACTGATGGACCGAATAAGCAAAAAAGGAGAGGTAGCACGTGGGACAATCGCCGAAACAAACGGAATTCGCTGA